In Biomphalaria glabrata chromosome 8, xgBioGlab47.1, whole genome shotgun sequence, the genomic window ATACAAGGAACTGACATTTCTCCATTTGAATGATGGATCGGGCCCACAGCACTTGCAAGTCATTGTTCCCTTGACTGTATCTGCCAACAAAGAAATCACATTCGGGAGCTGTGTAGAGGTTAAAGGCAAGCTGATAGAAAGTATTGGACAAGGACAAAAAGTAGAGCTGGTTTCTGATTCCATAGATATCATTGGTCCttgtaacaacctggtcagTATTTGATTTAACAAGAGAGAGAGCTTTGTCATTGAAGATAATTTTTGTTCTTACAAATTATAAAAGTTTCATTAGTCCAATTCAAAATTGAATTTACTTGTTGTTAGTAGTATTATTAATTGCTTTTATTTAGCATATTATCTTTCATGCGTATAGCATGCTTGGTTTGTTATGTCCAATCTCTTTTTTAGACCAGTAGAGGGAAGGGctatctgggaggtttccatgctgcctaaCAGAACTGTGCTAGattcaggatttgaactcaagtcCCCTTGTTTGTTTCATGGACAAGCGCAGCCAAGTGGTTTTGGTCTCACAGTCACACATCCTAGTTATTCAGAgatttattaaaaagtatttgtaatCATAATTATTAAAGCTTTGCTGCTATGCATTTAACAAGTCCAGTGAATACAATTGTTTcactttaaaattatatagaGTTTTCCTGGCCATTTTCCAGAAAGGATTAGTCTGATCTATGTTACATTTAGCTTTCCAGCTGACAGTTACCCTGGAAGATCAGGATGAAGGTTCCTCAAAGCTAGGCCCTCCCACTGTGTCTCAAACATCACTTATcataatgaaatacaaattttaacTTAAGGAAGATGAAGAGGAAGGGTTTTAAATTTGCTCCAAGGTGTGGACAGTTTCAACCCTGTGGGCAGTTTCAACCCCTTCCACATCTCCTTACACTCTTTAATCAAATCTTAACTATTTCTGACACTCTTTAATCAAATCTTAACTATTTCTGACACTCTTAAATCAAATCTTAACTATTTCTGACACTCTTTAATCAAATCTTAACTATTTCTGACACTCTGTAATCAAATCTTAACTATTTCTGACACTCTTTAATCAAATCTTAACTATTTCTGTTCATAAAATGCCTGATAGCAACTACTATaggggtatatatatataaaaggataTTTTCTTTTGATGTTTCTTAGGAGTTTCCATTCAAGGCAGGAAGAAGACACCCCGCCTCATACAGCAGAGATATTTTACATCTCAGAcccaaaacaaattttttttctgccttgTTACGCATCAGAAATGCTGCTTCCATGGCAGTGCACAATTTTTTTCAGGTACatctaaatatttcattatgtTAAATTACATTAATTACAATTAATGTATTGTGAGTTTTAagtgtaaataattaaattgtatttgaaaaaaaaaagcattattactatttttagagagagaaaaaaaataaaatagttatttacCTCTTAGTTGAACCTgggtaaagaaaagaaaaataaaaagaagccattgaatgcactaacatatatatatatatatatgtagagagagagagctgaaCATGGGAGAGAGAATGTGGCTTGCATTAAAGTGGGGTAACGTTGCACTGCATCAGCCTTACTCTATCGCCCATTGCCAGCTATTTCAAGTGGCAGAACAGGGTGCAGACAATTGGAGAGGGTTTTGGGTGTAGTGGAGGATCATTGTGCCCTACATATCCCCACGATATATGCTATACATACTAAAAACTGAGGAATTGAAGACTAAGTTAGCTTGCTAGTGCTTAGTTGTTCAACTGTATATGTTCTTTTCAGACTTGTTTTCAACCTTAAAGAtgagaaataaatgaaatagccatttttaaaaaatcttttatcttCCATAAATAGGCAGAAGATTTTGTCTTTATTCACACTCCTGTCCTGACGTCCAGTGATTGTGAAGGAgcatgtgaaatgtttatagCACAGGTAGGATAGACATTCTATTTGTTTCACTGTTAAGGATAtacatttattacaaagcttaaatttcaactcactctgtctggttaaGATACCCATTCCTggatcatgttgaaactttgcacaattatacattggtatggacaatacatgaatcaatacagaACAAATtaacaatttgttaattaattgaatcaatgaaaaaattaacagattagttaattaattatttgcaattatttattttgatttcaaataagggaaatatttTCTACATTTAGAGATATAGTCGTAAGTTCTTCCTGTTagataagcttctttttttttcaagtatttttatattttgcttcttGTGATTTTGCTGTTCTAATAAATTTTTAAGTCATTAAATTCCTCTTTAGCTGTAGTTGAAATTTGTTTCTTTAAGCCTCTAAATTTGTTGTTAACTTTTATTTAGCCTTTTCATTGTTACCTACTATTATTTAGCCTCTAAAATCAGATCTCTTAACATCCAGTGATAGTGAGAATGAGACTGGCACAGAGAAAGATGGAGAGCCAAAGTATTTCTTTAGACAGCCGTCCTATCTGACTGTATCTGGGCAACTTCACCTGGAAGTCATGACTGGGTGAGCAGAAATTAATGTATTATTATAcctcctaataaaaaaaaatccccctaAGTGCAACTTTAGGCTGCCTGGTACTGTGGGATGCGCTTTTGGACTGTCATCATCACAATAGTTCAGTGTTCAAACCCAGCCCACTTGCAATCTCTTGCTGATCTGCAGGAGGTTCAGACTAGGACATTATATGATCTTTaagtctgaaggaacatctttTAAACATGTTCAACTTATGGTAGGTATATTTTATCTCTGTAAAAACTTTAGACATTACAGTTATGATATAACTCATCCCTATAAAAGATTTTGTCCAACTCAGtgaattagtttttttgttagtcAAGTACCagttaacaaaatatatatatcttctccATCATACATtccaaaaaatcaataaaacaacaacacagactAGCTCATCAACCAAGAGCTATTTCTCAGCCACCAAGTCACTAAACAGTCTCTATAACTTTAAGCACCCAAGTTTACCACTAACAAAACCAAAACCAACAAACATTTTCTATTGGAAATACTAATTGCCTTGTTTGTTTCATCTTTGAAATTAACAGAGCCTTCACAAAAGTCTATAATTTTGGACCAGCATTCAGAGCTGAGAATTCTATTGGCAGTTTTCATCTTTCTGAGTTCTACATGATTGAAGCTGAGTTGGCATTTATTGAGAGTATAGAGGATTTGTCAACTGTGAGTACTAAAATTGAAATTGCCTCTCACTAATATCTTATTGCACATGCAAAGCTTTACATGGCGGCATGAAGGCTAAGTTTGTGGCATGGTGGCTGATCGGTAAagggcttggctacctaactgGGGATCCcagtttcgaatcctggtgaagactggcatttttaattttgggcacctgagtccacccagctctaaagggtaactgacattagttgggtaaaagtaaaggtggttggtcattgtgctggccacataacatccttgtTAATCATCAGCCATAGAAGCTTATGTACAATGTTAAAGGCTAAGAATATAATCACACTTAACCTATTATTCTAGGTGATGGAAAGACTGGTCAAGTTCACTGTCCAGAAAACATTAGATTCCTGTCCAGAAGACGTCTCATTATTTCAGA contains:
- the LOC106074328 gene encoding probable asparagine--tRNA ligase, mitochondrial, which produces MSRFNFNTFFHRHVLFYKNCNKQIRRRYSVDNIKTLLSKQEISNNEITIRGWVKGVRQYKELTFLHLNDGSGPQHLQVIVPLTVSANKEITFGSCVEVKGKLIESIGQGQKVELVSDSIDIIGPCNNLEFPFKAGRRHPASYSRDILHLRPKTNFFSALLRIRNAASMAVHNFFQAEDFVFIHTPVLTSSDCEGACEMFIAQPLKSDLLTSSDSENETGTEKDGEPKYFFRQPSYLTVSGQLHLEVMTGAFTKVYNFGPAFRAENSIGSFHLSEFYMIEAELAFIESIEDLSTVMERLVKFTVQKTLDSCPEDVSLFQKFVATSKHKGILKNITECNYERMTYTDAINILKKSGEKFEYTPEWGCDLKKEHEMYLTKVVGDAPVFVTDYPAQLKPFYARRNNDGITVSALDLLVPGIGELCGSSLREERADVLESVMKKLNLLEQIPWYLELRKFGSCPHGGFGLGFERLLMATLGAESLKDVIPFPRWPRNCRT